The sequence TCATATACTCCTAACAACTATATTTCCACAATAATCACACAATATTATATAAATGATGAATGGCAAGATAATGCAAAAAGAACTTATTTATATGATATCAATAATAATTTGACAGAAGACATATTAAGTTCAGATTATTTTGATTCTACAAAATTTCTATATGAATACGATGAAAATAATAACGGAATAAAAGGAGGATATTATGCCATATATGGAGACGAGTGGGCTAATGGTCAGTCAAATATAGAAATGTATTACAATAATATGCAAAGTACTTATAATGATACTAGGCAATGTTGTTTGATAACTATCTCCTACACCAAAACCCCTAAACCCGCCGGAATAGAAGAAATAGAACCATCAACATCAGAAATAGCCATCTACCCTAATCCATCAAAAGATTATATTAATATCTCCGTAGAAAACGATAAAATAGAAAATGTTGAAATCTATAACATAACCGGTAAATTAGTAAAACAAGAGAAATCAAACAAAATCAATATTAATGATTTGCCTGTAGGAATATATCTTATTAAGGTTGAAACTAATTGGGGAAAAACCACAGAGAAACTAGTAATAGAATAATTGTATCTATTATACATTCAATTTTTATCAATTATGAACAGTTAATTCGTAAAAGATTAAAATTATGTTCATATTAAAATATTGTCATTTTAACTATTCTTTCATCCATTTAAATGAATTACTTCCATCTTTTCCGCTAAATTTCAGGATATAGAGAGAATTTTTCGGCAATTGTTTAACATCAACCTGATTAATTCCTACTGAAATATTTTTCGTAAACACTATTTTACCGGATAAATCAAAGATATTCAATAAATAATCATTCTCAGAATCAATATAAATCACATTATTACCCGGATTCGGATAGATTTTGATGTTAATTGGTTTAATATTTTCAATTCCTTCAAGTGTAGATTTTACACCTTCATAAAAATGTAGTCCGCCGGAAAAATTCCCGATAATCATTTCGGGATAAGAAACATTGTTAAGATTACCTACAGCAGGTGCGGTACGATAACCTAAATTTTCAGGACTCAATATTTTTTCTTTAAAAACACCTTCTAAATTATTATCAATATCGTAATAACAAAATACATTTCCACTTTCGGAACCGACAAACAAATAAGTTGTATCATTATGATTAAATGCGCATGGCGTGCTATATCCTGACCAGGAGGCACTTTGGTCGCGAACATCTATTTCACCTAATGAATCCGTTATGTGAATAAATTCATTATTTCCATCATTCTCATAATAAACTATTCTTCCACGTTCATTACCTATTACCAAATCTGATTTTCCATCCTTATTAAAATCATAAAAACAGGGAGTTGAATATGCGAGATTCATTGAACTCAGATTTAACCAATCTGCATTCCGCATAAAAAAATCATCATTTCCTAAATTTTCAAATAAAATAATAGTTCCATCCGAATTTCCGCAGAACAAATCAAAATCACCATCATTATTATAATCAAAAAATGCCGGATAAAGTCCAAGCAAATCGTAATTCGACAAAGAAGCAAAATCATCTGTAATCATAACAAATTCAGGATTGCTACTATTCCCAACATTTTCAAAATAAGCAATTTGAGAGGTATATTTACAAGTTAGATTCATATATTGATCATAAGAACATTCTTTCCAATAACCATAATTTCCAACGAATAAATCGAGATCACCGTCATTATCATAATCAAACAACAAGGGATAAGCTCCTGAGCCAACGTCAATCATCTTATCCTGAAAGAATGATTTTGTTTCCAGAACAAATTGCGGAGAATTTTCCTCAGCAATATTTTTATAAAGCCAAACAGAATTAGTGTTAGCTATTTTAGTTTGAGCAGGATCAAAGGTTGAAACAATTAACTCTTTTTTTCCGTCTTTATCAATATCCAAATAATTCATCACCGGAAATGAAAAAAGATTTATCGGATTATTATCCGGAAAAGAAAAAGTATAATCGGTAATCAAAGCTTCATCAACAGTACCTTTATTAAATAATAAACACGGCGATGTGTAATCGACATCGCCGAGTAGTAAATCTAAAAGTCCGTCCCCATCAGCATCAAAAAGCAAAAAAGTTGAGCCTGTATGTTTTTCATTTTTAGTATTATCAGCTTCTAATTCAGATTTTCCCGGACAAGTATTAAGAGTAATAACGTTAGATTCTTCGCTTTCGGCAAATCTTCCCCAGCAATCGGATTCTTTATAATACAAAAGGGAATCGGATGTACCGTAACGTTCCATCGAATAATTTTTATGAAATTCAACATAAGAGCCTAAGGGTCCGAAAACAAGAATATCCAAATCTCCATCACCATCAATATCTTCAATAGCTGGATAATCAGCTGAAGTAGCAGGAATATTGGAATAAATCTGATTATAGTAAGATTCAATAAACGGCGATGTTACCTGTTTAAATTTCAACTCATTATTATTTGATTCATTTCTATAAACTTTAATTCCGAAACGCGTATAAGTAAAAATATCGTTTTTACCGTCATTATCATAATCTTTACAAATAATCCAATTAGTAATTTTAGGAAAGGAATTAAAATATTGCGGAGAGTAGATATATTTTACAGAAGAATTTTCAAAATTTGCGACGAAAAAGAGTAGTTTATCTCCTGTTCTGTCGAAGAGAACGAGATCGGAAATTCCGTCAAGGTTTAAATCCAATTCACAAAATTGAACTGAATTTAATCCGCCCGACCAGGCAAATTGAAACTCTAAATTTAAGGTATCATAAACTTTAACCGAATCGTCAAACTTAAACCCAAAACTAATTTCATTCTGACAATAAATTAGTTGAGAACAAAAAATAATAGTTGTTATGATAAATATCTTTATTATTTTCATTAAAAAACAATTTTTCAAACATATAATAAAAATGCGAATTATGCAAAGTTAAAATTTTATTAAAAACAAAGGGAAATAAATTTTGTATATTTTGCCAATATGTCGTATATTTGCACGCTAAAAAATTAGCTTAATAAAATTAACTTAAAAGATTAATAATTAAATTTTAAATAAGATGCAGATCAAGGGTACAATTAAATTATTTGCGATTTTACTCGCTTTGGTATGCCTTTTCCAATTATCCTTTACCGTTGTAACGAGGGTTGTTGAGCGCAAGGCTGACAAATACTCCAAGAGTGAGTATGTAATGAATCAATTTAACAAGATTAAATCGGGAGACGAGCTCCGTGATGCTAAGAGTTTGGATTCGTTAATGACAGCTAAAAAAGAGTATTATTTAGATTCAATTTCCTCAGTTCCGGTTTATAATCTTTTGATAAAGAAATACACATATTCCGATTGTAAAAGCAGGGAATTAAATCTTGGTCTTGACCTTAAAGGCGGTATGAACGTTGTTATGGAAGTTGCTGTTGTTGATGTTATTGAAGCATTATCACACAATTCGATGGATCCTACGTTCAGAAAAGCTATTGATATAGCAACCGAACGCCAGGCGAACAGCCAGTCAGGATTTTTACAATTATTCTACGAAGCATATCAAGAAATAGATCCTTCCGCACAGCTTGCGGGAATATTTGCATACGAGTTTAAAGATAAAGGAATAACCACAACATCTTCGAATGCAGAAGTTTATAAAGTATTGGAA is a genomic window of Bacteroidales bacterium containing:
- a CDS encoding T9SS type A sorting domain-containing protein; amino-acid sequence: SYTPNNYISTIITQYYINDEWQDNAKRTYLYDINNNLTEDILSSDYFDSTKFLYEYDENNNGIKGGYYAIYGDEWANGQSNIEMYYNNMQSTYNDTRQCCLITISYTKTPKPAGIEEIEPSTSEIAIYPNPSKDYINISVENDKIENVEIYNITGKLVKQEKSNKININDLPVGIYLIKVETNWGKTTEKLVIE
- a CDS encoding T9SS type A sorting domain-containing protein; this translates as MKIIKIFIITTIIFCSQLIYCQNEISFGFKFDDSVKVYDTLNLEFQFAWSGGLNSVQFCELDLNLDGISDLVLFDRTGDKLLFFVANFENSSVKYIYSPQYFNSFPKITNWIICKDYDNDGKNDIFTYTRFGIKVYRNESNNNELKFKQVTSPFIESYYNQIYSNIPATSADYPAIEDIDGDGDLDILVFGPLGSYVEFHKNYSMERYGTSDSLLYYKESDCWGRFAESEESNVITLNTCPGKSELEADNTKNEKHTGSTFLLFDADGDGLLDLLLGDVDYTSPCLLFNKGTVDEALITDYTFSFPDNNPINLFSFPVMNYLDIDKDGKKELIVSTFDPAQTKIANTNSVWLYKNIAEENSPQFVLETKSFFQDKMIDVGSGAYPLLFDYDNDGDLDLFVGNYGYWKECSYDQYMNLTCKYTSQIAYFENVGNSSNPEFVMITDDFASLSNYDLLGLYPAFFDYNNDGDFDLFCGNSDGTIILFENLGNDDFFMRNADWLNLSSMNLAYSTPCFYDFNKDGKSDLVIGNERGRIVYYENDGNNEFIHITDSLGEIDVRDQSASWSGYSTPCAFNHNDTTYLFVGSESGNVFCYYDIDNNLEGVFKEKILSPENLGYRTAPAVGNLNNVSYPEMIIGNFSGGLHFYEGVKSTLEGIENIKPINIKIYPNPGNNVIYIDSENDYLLNIFDLSGKIVFTKNISVGINQVDVKQLPKNSLYILKFSGKDGSNSFKWMKE